In the genome of Montipora foliosa isolate CH-2021 chromosome 3, ASM3666993v2, whole genome shotgun sequence, one region contains:
- the LOC137996831 gene encoding kinesin-like protein KIF20A isoform X1 — MSEKQQNCVSDGEEEADEYAIDELAKDNNDVAIRKNLFDEFGVPAKVQKTSSDSANSGREYVKVYLGIRPFSNEEIEAKENQHCLEKENESAVLLTAPKESFAFKNSIRAGGEISHRFSFSSVFDETTTQKQFFDETTLPLVADFIHGQNCLVFTYGVTNSGKTYTIQGTPKDGGILPRALDVVFNSIEGKHYSKLNLKPRFCTNVIRLTDEEEYRENAFKNALLSSLDKDTFDINALLKLDQDISADVSKVSYADESALCNTVTTIKSQEVDSNQELSSIDAEENVSRVVDDTTINVDAQGPVKFSVWVSFAEIYNETIHDLLEPCPMGKGKKRTTLRLGDDTNGNPYIKGLREIYVSNADEAYKILKIGQKNLRIASTRLNQNSSRSHCIFSIKVLRVVDVDDPHVARVSRLSFVDLAGSERYSKTQSKGDRLKEAGNINTSLMTLGKCLDYLRYNQRNPSQPLIIPFRESKLTRLFQAFFCGKGRASMIVNVNMCASMFDETLHVMKFSAIAKKVTTKVTKPVDIPPPPTKKTCPLAPTPSSKAVRLSVPWAKGTICTAAPEGDITVLEEEKVNEDEDVGVEVLENGSDKESVYQQQLVNVVKMLQEKLIEEKRKMQTLEVRIREEVCKEMAEQLVSIENAYSERVKMEVTAVEEKCDRRIELLTQSIKKNRKRTRLERTEEDDEEWVPNVFLHAEQNKVKDPEIEPPSHTSGVRSSQLKRTSSDLTLAEIKKKSSPSKKEKLEESDEDFTPGKPLTRTSARKTGRSNSSRSKRTALATVDILPTMGKAGKRIERIPQAETKLKSEFNSRPSTTLWHPLMWN, encoded by the exons ATGTCTGAGAAACAGCAAAACTGTGTTTCGGACGGCGAGGAAGAAGCCGACGAATATGCGATCGACGAGCTTGCAAAGGACAACAACGATGTCGCCATTCGCAAGAATCTCTTCGATGAATTTGGCGTTCCAGCGAAAGTACAAAAGACATCTTCGGACAGCGCGAACTCTGGCCGCGAGTACGTTAAAGTTTACTTGGGAATTCGCCCTTTTAGTAACGAAGAGATTGAAGCAAAAGAGAATCAACATTGTCTTGAAAAGGAGAACGAATCGGCGGTATTGTTGACTGCACCGAAGGAATCGTTCGCTTTCAAAAACAGCATCCGCGCTGGCGGGGAGATTTCGCACCGATTCTCGTTTTCTAGTGTCTTCGATGAGACAACGACGCAGAAACAGTTTTTTGATGAAACAACGTTGCCTCTGGTTGCTGACTTTATTCACGGGCAAAACTGTCTTGTTTTCACTTATGGAGTTACGAATTCGGGAAAG ACGTACACAATTCAGGGAACTCCCAAAGACGGTGGAATTCTTCCAAGGGCTCTGGATGTGGTGTTCAACAGCAttgaaggaaaacattacaGCAAGTTGAATCTTAAGCCACGATTTTGTACAAATGTTATTAGACTGACAGATGAAGAAGAGTACCGGGAAAATGCTTTTAAGAATGCTTTGCTCTCATCTCTTGACAAAGAT ACATTTGACATCAATGCACTTCTCAAACTGGACCAAGATATATCAGCTGATGTATCCAAAGTTAGCTATGCTGATGAGTCAGCACTTTGCAACACAGTGACTACAATCAAAAGTCAGGAGGTAGATAGTAATCAAG AATTATCATCAATAGATGCTGAAGAAAATGTCTCCAGAGTAGTAGATGACACCACAATCAATGTCGATGCTCAAGGACCTGTGAAATTCTCTGTTTGGGTTTCCTTTGCTGAAATTTACAACGAGACAATTCATGACTTATTAGAGCCCTGCCCAATGGGCAAAGGAAAAAAGAGAACCACTCTCAGGTTGGGAGACGACACCAATGGCAACCCCTATATTAAAG GATTGAGGGAAATTTATGTGTCAAATGCTGATGAAGCCTACAAG ATTCTGAAAATTGGTCAAAAGAACCTCAGGATAGCATCAACAAGGCTGAATCAAAATTCCAGCCGCAG TCACTGCATCTTCAGCATAAAAGTTTTACGTGTGGTAGATGTGGATGATCCTCATGTTGCTCGTGTCAGCAG ATTATCTTTCGTAGATCTTGCCGGTTCCGAGCGCTATTCCAAAACACAGAGCAAAGGAGATCGGTTGAAAGAGGCTGGAAACATCAACACCTCACTTATGACTTTGGGAAAATGTCTGGACTATCTCCGTTATAACCAAAGAAATCC AAGTCAGCCATTAATCATTCCATTCCGCGAAAGCAAGCTAACGCGTTTATTTCAAGCATTCTTTTGCGGTAAAGGACGCGCTTCAATGATCGTCAATGTTAATATGTGTGCGTCCATGTTCGACGAAACTTTACACGTCATGAAGTTTTCAGCCATTGCCAAAAAG GTCACAACTAAAGTCACCAAGCCAGTGGACATTCCTCCCCCACCGACTAAGAAGACCTGTCCCTTGGCCCCTACCCCTAGCTCTAAGGCAGTGAGGCTGTCTGTCCCCTGGGCTAAAGGTACAATCTGTACCGCTGCCCCTGAAGGTGATATTACAGTCTTGGAGGAAGAGAAAGtgaatgaagatgaagatgttgGAGTTGAAGTTCTTGAGAATGGAAGCGATAAAGAGAGTGTCTATCAGCAG CAACTTGTCAATGTGGTGAAAATGTTGCAAGAAAAGTTGATCGAAGAAAAGCGGAAGATGCAGACTTTAGAAGTCAGGATAAGAGAAGAAGTATGCAAAGAGATGGCAGAGCAATTAGTGTCCATCGAAAACGCTTACAg CGAACGTGTCAAAATGGAGGTGACCGCTGTCGAAGAGAAGTGTGATCGCAGAATAGAACTGTTAACGCAATCAATAAAAAAGAACAGGAAAAGAACCCGGCTCGAGCGGACAGAGGAAGATGACGAGGAATGGGTTCCAAATGTGTTTTTACATGCGGAGCAGAATAAAGTTAAG GATCCAGAGATTGAGCCGCCGTCGCATACATCTGGTGTTAGATCCAGTCAGTTAAAAAGGACCAGCAGTGATTTGACCTTAGCTGAG ATCAAGAAAAAGTCGTCGCCCTcgaagaaagaaaaactggaggagaGTGATGAGGATTTCACTCCGGGAAAACC gcttACTCGAACTTCTGCTAGGAAAACGGGGAGATCGAACTCAAGTCGTTCTAAACGAACAGCTCTAGCAACTGTGGATATTTTACCAACTATG
- the LOC137996831 gene encoding kinesin-like protein KIF20A isoform X2 — MSEKQQNCVSDGEEEADEYAIDELAKDNNDVAIRKNLFDEFGVPAKVQKTSSDSANSGREYVKVYLGIRPFSNEEIEAKENQHCLEKENESAVLLTAPKESFAFKNSIRAGGEISHRFSFSSVFDETTTQKQFFDETTLPLVADFIHGQNCLVFTYGVTNSGKTYTIQGTPKDGGILPRALDVVFNSIEGKHYSKLNLKPRFCTNVIRLTDEEEYRENAFKNALLSSLDKDTFDINALLKLDQDISADVSKVSYADESALCNTVTTIKSQEVDSNQELSSIDAEENVSRVVDDTTINVDAQGPVKFSVWVSFAEIYNETIHDLLEPCPMGKGKKRTTLRLGDDTNGNPYIKGLREIYVSNADEAYKILKIGQKNLRIASTRLNQNSSRSHCIFSIKVLRVVDVDDPHVARVSRLSFVDLAGSERYSKTQSKGDRLKEAGNINTSLMTLGKCLDYLRYNQRNPSQPLIIPFRESKLTRLFQAFFCGKGRASMIVNVNMCASMFDETLHVMKFSAIAKKVTTKVTKPVDIPPPPTKKTCPLAPTPSSKAVRLSVPWAKGTICTAAPEGDITVLEEEKVNEDEDVGVEVLENGSDKESVYQQQLVNVVKMLQEKLIEEKRKMQTLEVRIREEVCKEMAEQLVSIENAYSERVKMEVTAVEEKCDRRIELLTQSIKKNRKRTRLERTEEDDEEWVPNVFLHAEQNKVKDPEIEPPSHTSGVRSSQLKRTSSDLTLAEIKKKSSPSKKEKLEESDEDFTPGKPLTRTSARKTGRSNSSRSKRTALATVDILPTMGSPEVQYKARNNRQLRPRGVKYN; from the exons ATGTCTGAGAAACAGCAAAACTGTGTTTCGGACGGCGAGGAAGAAGCCGACGAATATGCGATCGACGAGCTTGCAAAGGACAACAACGATGTCGCCATTCGCAAGAATCTCTTCGATGAATTTGGCGTTCCAGCGAAAGTACAAAAGACATCTTCGGACAGCGCGAACTCTGGCCGCGAGTACGTTAAAGTTTACTTGGGAATTCGCCCTTTTAGTAACGAAGAGATTGAAGCAAAAGAGAATCAACATTGTCTTGAAAAGGAGAACGAATCGGCGGTATTGTTGACTGCACCGAAGGAATCGTTCGCTTTCAAAAACAGCATCCGCGCTGGCGGGGAGATTTCGCACCGATTCTCGTTTTCTAGTGTCTTCGATGAGACAACGACGCAGAAACAGTTTTTTGATGAAACAACGTTGCCTCTGGTTGCTGACTTTATTCACGGGCAAAACTGTCTTGTTTTCACTTATGGAGTTACGAATTCGGGAAAG ACGTACACAATTCAGGGAACTCCCAAAGACGGTGGAATTCTTCCAAGGGCTCTGGATGTGGTGTTCAACAGCAttgaaggaaaacattacaGCAAGTTGAATCTTAAGCCACGATTTTGTACAAATGTTATTAGACTGACAGATGAAGAAGAGTACCGGGAAAATGCTTTTAAGAATGCTTTGCTCTCATCTCTTGACAAAGAT ACATTTGACATCAATGCACTTCTCAAACTGGACCAAGATATATCAGCTGATGTATCCAAAGTTAGCTATGCTGATGAGTCAGCACTTTGCAACACAGTGACTACAATCAAAAGTCAGGAGGTAGATAGTAATCAAG AATTATCATCAATAGATGCTGAAGAAAATGTCTCCAGAGTAGTAGATGACACCACAATCAATGTCGATGCTCAAGGACCTGTGAAATTCTCTGTTTGGGTTTCCTTTGCTGAAATTTACAACGAGACAATTCATGACTTATTAGAGCCCTGCCCAATGGGCAAAGGAAAAAAGAGAACCACTCTCAGGTTGGGAGACGACACCAATGGCAACCCCTATATTAAAG GATTGAGGGAAATTTATGTGTCAAATGCTGATGAAGCCTACAAG ATTCTGAAAATTGGTCAAAAGAACCTCAGGATAGCATCAACAAGGCTGAATCAAAATTCCAGCCGCAG TCACTGCATCTTCAGCATAAAAGTTTTACGTGTGGTAGATGTGGATGATCCTCATGTTGCTCGTGTCAGCAG ATTATCTTTCGTAGATCTTGCCGGTTCCGAGCGCTATTCCAAAACACAGAGCAAAGGAGATCGGTTGAAAGAGGCTGGAAACATCAACACCTCACTTATGACTTTGGGAAAATGTCTGGACTATCTCCGTTATAACCAAAGAAATCC AAGTCAGCCATTAATCATTCCATTCCGCGAAAGCAAGCTAACGCGTTTATTTCAAGCATTCTTTTGCGGTAAAGGACGCGCTTCAATGATCGTCAATGTTAATATGTGTGCGTCCATGTTCGACGAAACTTTACACGTCATGAAGTTTTCAGCCATTGCCAAAAAG GTCACAACTAAAGTCACCAAGCCAGTGGACATTCCTCCCCCACCGACTAAGAAGACCTGTCCCTTGGCCCCTACCCCTAGCTCTAAGGCAGTGAGGCTGTCTGTCCCCTGGGCTAAAGGTACAATCTGTACCGCTGCCCCTGAAGGTGATATTACAGTCTTGGAGGAAGAGAAAGtgaatgaagatgaagatgttgGAGTTGAAGTTCTTGAGAATGGAAGCGATAAAGAGAGTGTCTATCAGCAG CAACTTGTCAATGTGGTGAAAATGTTGCAAGAAAAGTTGATCGAAGAAAAGCGGAAGATGCAGACTTTAGAAGTCAGGATAAGAGAAGAAGTATGCAAAGAGATGGCAGAGCAATTAGTGTCCATCGAAAACGCTTACAg CGAACGTGTCAAAATGGAGGTGACCGCTGTCGAAGAGAAGTGTGATCGCAGAATAGAACTGTTAACGCAATCAATAAAAAAGAACAGGAAAAGAACCCGGCTCGAGCGGACAGAGGAAGATGACGAGGAATGGGTTCCAAATGTGTTTTTACATGCGGAGCAGAATAAAGTTAAG GATCCAGAGATTGAGCCGCCGTCGCATACATCTGGTGTTAGATCCAGTCAGTTAAAAAGGACCAGCAGTGATTTGACCTTAGCTGAG ATCAAGAAAAAGTCGTCGCCCTcgaagaaagaaaaactggaggagaGTGATGAGGATTTCACTCCGGGAAAACC gcttACTCGAACTTCTGCTAGGAAAACGGGGAGATCGAACTCAAGTCGTTCTAAACGAACAGCTCTAGCAACTGTGGATATTTTACCAACTATG
- the LOC137996831 gene encoding kinesin-like protein KIF20A isoform X3: MDCQQRRMTFDINALLKLDQDISADVSKVSYADESALCNTVTTIKSQEVDSNQELSSIDAEENVSRVVDDTTINVDAQGPVKFSVWVSFAEIYNETIHDLLEPCPMGKGKKRTTLRLGDDTNGNPYIKGLREIYVSNADEAYKILKIGQKNLRIASTRLNQNSSRSHCIFSIKVLRVVDVDDPHVARVSRLSFVDLAGSERYSKTQSKGDRLKEAGNINTSLMTLGKCLDYLRYNQRNPSQPLIIPFRESKLTRLFQAFFCGKGRASMIVNVNMCASMFDETLHVMKFSAIAKKVTTKVTKPVDIPPPPTKKTCPLAPTPSSKAVRLSVPWAKGTICTAAPEGDITVLEEEKVNEDEDVGVEVLENGSDKESVYQQQLVNVVKMLQEKLIEEKRKMQTLEVRIREEVCKEMAEQLVSIENAYSERVKMEVTAVEEKCDRRIELLTQSIKKNRKRTRLERTEEDDEEWVPNVFLHAEQNKVKDPEIEPPSHTSGVRSSQLKRTSSDLTLAEIKKKSSPSKKEKLEESDEDFTPGKPLTRTSARKTGRSNSSRSKRTALATVDILPTMGKAGKRIERIPQAETKLKSEFNSRPSTTLWHPLMWN; encoded by the exons ATGGACTGTCAACAACGACGAATG ACATTTGACATCAATGCACTTCTCAAACTGGACCAAGATATATCAGCTGATGTATCCAAAGTTAGCTATGCTGATGAGTCAGCACTTTGCAACACAGTGACTACAATCAAAAGTCAGGAGGTAGATAGTAATCAAG AATTATCATCAATAGATGCTGAAGAAAATGTCTCCAGAGTAGTAGATGACACCACAATCAATGTCGATGCTCAAGGACCTGTGAAATTCTCTGTTTGGGTTTCCTTTGCTGAAATTTACAACGAGACAATTCATGACTTATTAGAGCCCTGCCCAATGGGCAAAGGAAAAAAGAGAACCACTCTCAGGTTGGGAGACGACACCAATGGCAACCCCTATATTAAAG GATTGAGGGAAATTTATGTGTCAAATGCTGATGAAGCCTACAAG ATTCTGAAAATTGGTCAAAAGAACCTCAGGATAGCATCAACAAGGCTGAATCAAAATTCCAGCCGCAG TCACTGCATCTTCAGCATAAAAGTTTTACGTGTGGTAGATGTGGATGATCCTCATGTTGCTCGTGTCAGCAG ATTATCTTTCGTAGATCTTGCCGGTTCCGAGCGCTATTCCAAAACACAGAGCAAAGGAGATCGGTTGAAAGAGGCTGGAAACATCAACACCTCACTTATGACTTTGGGAAAATGTCTGGACTATCTCCGTTATAACCAAAGAAATCC AAGTCAGCCATTAATCATTCCATTCCGCGAAAGCAAGCTAACGCGTTTATTTCAAGCATTCTTTTGCGGTAAAGGACGCGCTTCAATGATCGTCAATGTTAATATGTGTGCGTCCATGTTCGACGAAACTTTACACGTCATGAAGTTTTCAGCCATTGCCAAAAAG GTCACAACTAAAGTCACCAAGCCAGTGGACATTCCTCCCCCACCGACTAAGAAGACCTGTCCCTTGGCCCCTACCCCTAGCTCTAAGGCAGTGAGGCTGTCTGTCCCCTGGGCTAAAGGTACAATCTGTACCGCTGCCCCTGAAGGTGATATTACAGTCTTGGAGGAAGAGAAAGtgaatgaagatgaagatgttgGAGTTGAAGTTCTTGAGAATGGAAGCGATAAAGAGAGTGTCTATCAGCAG CAACTTGTCAATGTGGTGAAAATGTTGCAAGAAAAGTTGATCGAAGAAAAGCGGAAGATGCAGACTTTAGAAGTCAGGATAAGAGAAGAAGTATGCAAAGAGATGGCAGAGCAATTAGTGTCCATCGAAAACGCTTACAg CGAACGTGTCAAAATGGAGGTGACCGCTGTCGAAGAGAAGTGTGATCGCAGAATAGAACTGTTAACGCAATCAATAAAAAAGAACAGGAAAAGAACCCGGCTCGAGCGGACAGAGGAAGATGACGAGGAATGGGTTCCAAATGTGTTTTTACATGCGGAGCAGAATAAAGTTAAG GATCCAGAGATTGAGCCGCCGTCGCATACATCTGGTGTTAGATCCAGTCAGTTAAAAAGGACCAGCAGTGATTTGACCTTAGCTGAG ATCAAGAAAAAGTCGTCGCCCTcgaagaaagaaaaactggaggagaGTGATGAGGATTTCACTCCGGGAAAACC gcttACTCGAACTTCTGCTAGGAAAACGGGGAGATCGAACTCAAGTCGTTCTAAACGAACAGCTCTAGCAACTGTGGATATTTTACCAACTATG